GCGCCCCACGGGAGGCCGACACCTGTTCTGGAGGCAGACAGGGCTGGAATGATGCCCGGGCGGGTACTTATGTGACGGTAGGACACAGGTGATGATAGTCTCTATTGTCCCTGTAAAGCAGAATGCAAGGTTATCCTCTGAGGTTGAAGGAAGGAAACCCTGGGCTGGGAGAGACCGGGGAGCTTTGGAGCGTCCACGCAAGGCTGGGGGCTGGCGCGCCCAGGCCCCCGGTGGACGCGGCGGCACAGccggccctggggcagggggtgctCCCGCGCAGCCGCATGGGACAACCGGACAGCcgggagagaagcagagcaggCGAACAGCAGCTCAGACCAGCGTTGGGCCTATGGCGCCGAAGCAGGTGCAGACAGGGAGAAGGTGAGTGGCAGGTTCTCCAGGGTCCTGCGGGGACCGCTCCGTCTCTGCTTACAGGGCACACGCAGCGTCTCACTGCCCGGTGACCACCCTTGTGCAGGGACACCTCCCCCGATGCAaggcctggggaaggaggggcgAGGGGCCAGCCCGGCTGGAACCAGGGACCCAGTAGGAAAGTGCCACATTGGCTCACGTAAAACCAAACCGTCctgagaagggggaaagggaatgACTTCAGTTAGGCAATTCATCtacacagatctttttttttttttctttaatcaaggTTTAAACGAGGATTGTTCAAAGCTGCATTTTTAAAGGTTAACTACTTGTGCCTTACATATAATTCAATAGTTTTGCTAATGGAACAGTATTCAGTTGTGTTCAGTATATCAACCTCACAGAGTAAGTGTATCAGCCACGACTATAAATCAGGGAAATTTTTGTGTAAAGCAGCTCCTTAAAAGACCTTGGTCTCTGGGTcacctggggggcccagtcggttgagtgtctgactttggctcaggtcgtgatctcacagttcatgggttcaagtcccgcatcaagccctgtgctgacctatcagagcctggagcctgcttcagattctgtgtctccctctctgtctgccccttcccagcttgtgtgtgctctctctctctctctaagaaataaacattttaaataatttatttaaaaaactaaagtggTCTTTTATAAAAGACCTTGGTCTCCACACAAAAAAAGTATGCCGTCTTTCTGcttaagtgcaaaaaaaaaaaaaaaaaaaggctccctTAGACAGTGTCAAGTTTGTTTGCTGTTTATGTAAAAGAACTTTTCAATTAGAATGAAAAGGACTCAAGTCTCCTGCCAggaacacacacgcacacacacacacacacacacgcacaccaaaACTGTAGGTCCTCATGCTAATTCCCATTCTGTGTTGCTCACAGCCATAAGCCAAATCTGGCTACAAATCCAGAGTGTGGGTATCCAGGCTTCTGTGCAGAGTGGGGGAGCCCCAATAATTGGGGCAAAAAGCAAGAAGGCCTGAAATCCTACCCAGCCTTGGCTGCTCTCCAGCTAAATTATCCCAGAGCTTTATGTAGACACTTTATAAAATACGGTGTGGGTTGCAGATTTCACATGGTGTAACTTAACCAGCTGCTTTGGGTTGAATTGGgtcccccttcccttccagaaaaaaaagacatgttgaaatcctaacccctaatacctcagaatgtaacttatttggaaacagggtctctgCAGGGGTAATTAGGCataatgaggtcatactggaataGGCTGGGTCCccaatccagtatgactggtgacCTTCTAAGGAGAAAGACACACCCAGGGAGGAGCCCATGTGAAGAGACGGAGGCAGAGATGGGCAGGTGCATCTATGAGCTAAGGGCCACCAAGcattgccagcaaccaccagaagctaggagagaggcaccAACACCTTGCCACCTTGCTTTCAGACTCCTGGTCTCCAGAGCTGTGGGaatataaatgtctgttgttttaagccacccagtgggTGGTACTTTGTTCCAGCAGGCCCAGGAAACCTATCCAATGTCAATGGATAGGCCAATGTCAATATATCCAGAGGAATAGTCTCAAGGAATGCCCCAACTGAAAATAAATTCATACTTAAAGACAGAGTCAACAGAATTCTAGGCAACGTCCATAGATCCTTCTAAAGCGACTAGTTCTCAACTGAGGGcaactccccccaacccctggagACAGTGGGCAGTCTAGAGGATCTAGAAGTGGAAGCATCTAGTAGGCAGAAGTCAGAGAAGCTGTTCGGCATCCTACAATGTACAGGGCACgccgcaccccccacccacccacccacagcaACGGAGAATTATGACCCAAAATGCCAAAGGTGCCGCTGTTGTGCACCATTGCTTCTAAACTCGGGCAACTCAGAGAATTCTAGAATGATAGAAAAAGGAGAAGGTGGAGTCAGAAAGCCCTGGGCTCACGTCTTGTCTCTTACTTCCTAATGTGACCACCCGGTTTAAGAGCCTTAGCCTCTCCAGTCCGTTTTCTCAAAATTGGAAAATGGTTGTAATCATATCACAGGGTTCTTCTGAGGATTAGGTTAGAACACAGAGAGgtgtttattttaagtaatcagGTAAAGTACCAACCACATAGCAGTTAACAACAACCAAATACAGAGGTTTGCCCCTTTGTCATGGGAAagaaggtctggggtggggtggaaagggAGGTGGTGGGCAGAGGCGAGGAGACACGAGTGGGTGAAGTCAGGAGGCAGAGCTGGTGAAGAGAGCTGAGTCTTACCCTCCCCAtggccagccccccaccccaggatttTTAcagatgctgggggggggggggggcctacAGCTTTCTCTGCAGCTAAAATCAAGCTGCTGCTGAGCCCCACAGCCCAGTGTGAACAGTTGCTGGAACATGACAGGCCTTCAGTCCCAGGACTCACCTACCCCTTTGTTAATGAGGCCCAATCCCAAGACCAcctgtgaggctggaactcaaggTCCCAACTCAGCAGCAGCCCCCTCCTTAAACACCCAAATCCAGCCTCTGAACCCCGCCGCTGCCCCCTCCTCGACCACTCAACAGCACGGGCCATCATGTTGAATGAAAGGAGCCGGGCGCTAGGGAGAGCTTCCGTCTGGTTCCACTCACACGACGTGGAAACACAGGAGACAAACGATTGTGCCCCTCGTGGGTGGGTGGGCTGGGGCGTGATAGCAAAGGGGCTGAGGTGAGGGGCTTCCCGGAGGCCGGTCATGTTTCCTGCCCTGGAGCCGGTTAACAGGTTAACTCGGTGAAAAGTCACTTGGGATTTCTGCACCAACCGGAACGTACGTTATGCTGCGAAGTCATAAACAACCTGCCCAAATGTGCCAAACGTGCAGCACCTCCACTGGACcctcctggggagaaggaggaacgCTGGGTCTAGGGTGTGACCAGGCCTGCAGCTGGGCATTGTGTGCATGGTGGGCGTGCCTCTCACACCCGGGGCCTCAGTTTTCTGGCTCCAGTGACCCGACCCCCTTCTCCCTACTCGGGGGTTGCAGGGTTTTGTTGGAGGGCAGGCGGTGGCACAGTCCTGGGCTTGGGACCTCGCAGGCGCCCAGTAAGTGCGTCCCAACAGGCCAAACAAACCAGCATGGCCTTTAACGACAGCCTGGGAAAAGGCCAAGATCACCATCCCCTCCCGCGGTCCCCAGGACAGGGCctgtccccttttctcctccCGGGCTCAGTGCGGGGCGAGGCCTCCAGGGGCGGGGCCTCGCTCGGAACGGAATCGTGAGAACGCAGACCCTTCCTTCCGGCCCGTGCCGCGAACTACGATTCCCACAACGCCTCGCGGTCCCGCGGCCTGCCTCCGTCTCGCGAGAGGAGGCCGCAGGGGGCGGGGCGTGTGCGCGGACAAACGGAAGTGCAGGTGACGGTTGAGACTTCGCCGCCAAGCTGGGAACCGGGGAGATGGCCGAGACTGACCCCAAGACCATGCAGGACCTCACCTCGGTGGTAAGGGACGCCTGCCGAGCCCGAGGCCGCGGGAGCCCCGGACCGAAGCGCCCTCTCCGTGGCCGCACGGGGCCGGGTTTCCAGAGGCTTCGCCGGCCGAGGCCCCCAGGCCCGGCCTCCCCTCCCTTAGTCGCGCTCGCCTGTCCCTGAGCCGTCCCCCGCCCCGGACGACCCCCAGTCCCCGCACCCCCCGCTCTCCCCGCGCCCCCTCACGCCCCGAGGCCTCCACGCCGCCCAAACGAGAGGAAGGCCCGGCGAACGGTGACTCGCGGCGGCCGCGACAGGAAAGGGCCCACTGGACGGGCGGGGAAACCGAAACCCCGAGAGGGAGAGGCCCCGGCCGGACGGGCACCGGGCCCACCCCCTCCCGTGCTGACCCCGCGCAGGCGTCTCGGGGCAAGCGCGAGGTGCCGTGTGTCACTGTTTCGTAGGTGGAGACGCTCCTACAACAGATGCAAGATAAATTTCAGACCATGTCCGACCAGATCATTGGCAGAAATATCCTTTGTACTCGTGGTTAGCCTCGCCTGCGTCCGGGCGGCGGTGTTGACAAACGTGAGGTTTGCGGACAGCCTCAGGCGGTCGTTCAccaccttttttccttttcttttctcttcttttttttttttttttttttttttttggtactgatTTTGGATGTAGTCTTAGGTACTGTGCCAAGGGCTGGGGATACAGCTGAGCTGGACCCCTGGCCGCGGGGCACTTCCAGTCTACCAGCAGTGTAGACTGCTGAAGTGACAATGTTCCCTTTAGTTAGCCCATGCAGACCGCGGAAGCTTCGGAAGGTTGCAAGAACTTGCCCAGGTCCCAGAGCTAGtaaagggcagggctgggatgtGACCGTAGCCCCCAGACCCCTGCACTCTTGGCCAGCAGAAGTCGGTACTCAAAGGAAGTTGGAAAAGGCAGTTCCGCTGAGACAGCTCTGCGGGGGGCCGAAGTCTCCAGGGGCCCTGGAGGGGAAGGGTGAGGAGTGAGGGGTGTTGGTTGTGTGTGGCCTTTAACTTCACCACTTGATGACATGAGCAGTCGCATTGACGACCTGGAGAAAAACATTGCAGACCTCATGACACAGGCTGGCGTGGAAGAACTGGAAGGCGAAAGCAAGATCCCAGCCACGCCAAAGAGTTGAAGGTGAGGGAAGGGACAGCCTCGGGATGGCGTGTGTGCGTCACGGTGACTTCCCTGCGGTCAGACTTTCTGCCCGTCACTTCCCAGCCGTGATCCTCGCAAGCGTCTCTTGTACCGGCCCCTCCACGGGCTCCGAGCTTGCAGATTTTTCATGCCGAATTCGTTAGCAGGAGTTTATTTTCCCAGTGTTTATTAATGAGACCTGCATCCGTATTAGTTAAGGTAATTGGTTAACATTAATTAGGTAGTCACTGAGTTTATATCATGGCAGCCAGAACCCAAGAAATGTGTTTCGTTGGCCTGAGAATTCTTACCACTGGcagattcttcttcctcttcctttttttttattttttatttttttttgataacccAGACCCCACATTGCCGCCTCCATAAATGGTTTGAATTCCTGCACTAGATAAATGCCAGGACGGCAGCTGATTGTGACTTCAGTGAACTAGATGAGGCCGCATTAAGCCTTCACCCTAGAGTTGATTTAAATTCCCACCACGTAGTTCCAGATACCCGAAAAAAGACgaataatttgatttaaattccCACTACATAGTTCCAGATATCCGAGAAAAGACTAATAATTGAAAGTAGCCATGTAGCAAGGCCGCAAGATGCACTTGGCCTCCAGTTTCCCCGTAGTGACTTTCTCGTTTTAAGGCTTTCCGTGAGGGTGGTAGCTACCTCATCGCAACCCAAAAGTAGTTTTGAAACTCCCTTTTCTCTCATCCCATTTTCAGCAGTGTAATccactataaaaataaagtttccgGAGAATCTTCGGTAACTATGGTGCCAAGCAGAATACACAGCCAAAGGCACCAAATTCCTTTTGTCTTCTTAAGTGTGCTGGGCATGTCCTGGCTGGACCAAATCATAAGTAGCTGTAAAATACAGGTTGCTTTGAAGTCCAAGAAAATAGAGACTTGGGAGGTAAAAGACCTGGAAATTTGCTGTTACTCTGACCGATCGGGTTGATCCGCTGTGTGAGTGAGGCACACAGTTCCGTGTGGGTTGTCCTCTCTTTATTCCTGTGTAGGGGTGTCCTGGGAAATGCCCTGCCAGTCGTAGAAGCTTCTGGGCCTCCTACGGCGGGGCAGGTCAAAGTCCCGCCACAGTGAGTGAGAACATCCTCCCGAGAACTGCAGTGACGGGAGGTGAAGTGAACTTGGAGACTTTAGTGATGGGGATAACAGCAAGAGAAGCTGGGATGCATTCAGAAGTTTTTAAGTAACGATTTCTAATCGATCTGTTGTATCTTTGTTGGGGCATCTGCAGAGAAACTTAAGTTTAGCTCCCTAGAGGGTTCTCAAAGGGTTTATAGTTGCTAATTGTATGTATCATTCTTGTCCTTCTCTGAACATAACAGGTCGATGGTTTTTTCTCTTCCAACAGGTTGCTAATTCACCCTGAGACCCGGAACACCGTTTTTACAAGCGAAGAGAAGACCGAATGGCTTTCTGAAGCAACTACTATGCGTAGACAGGTTTTCTGTTAGAAAGTGTGCGTTCTTACCACATACTACATAGTTAGTTCATAGAGTGATTCTCCCCCCAGTTTCTTGAACATGGTAACGTCACATCTTGGACCTTGGTCAGTCGTGCTGTTAAATATTAAACACTAAAACTTTGGCGGTTCCTGCATAAAATTGTCAAGTTTTTTAGTGTATATTTGTGAACTCATCGTTTTCTATCATTCCTTTTGTAGTAGTTGCTGTTTGATGAAAGTTGCTGTGTAAATTTTTATTAGACATATGGTAGGTCCTTCAGTTCCAATCAGATTTTGTGAAGGAAGACGTTTGGCAAGTTGACGACTCTCTGATTCTCAGCACAGAGTGACTGTTGAGCCGACACCAAATAGCACGTCGGTGACACTTTTCAAGTGGTTCAGAACGTTTAAAAATTGTTCGTTCAGAAATCTCTGGCGCTGCCCTGTTGCCAAAATTCAAAGTTGAACCGCAATTTGATGTCTTAAGGCTCTGAGGTCAGACGCCAGAGTAATGAGGAATGGCCACTCCCGCTTCTGTGTGTTAGAATTCTCAAATCTGGAAAATGACAGAACTGCCTCATGTAGTGAGGCGTTCATTAGTTAGAGTTTTGCATGAGATTTGAACACTTGAGTAGGCCCCTGTGCTGTTCGTCTACGATAGTCCTCGTTGAAAATCTGGCAGGATTTCACGACCCAGCTCGCCGTCTTGTCTTGGAGCTACTGACCAGGAGAAGGAACAGAACCGGAGAGCAGATCATGCTAAGTTCGTGCCATAGCCTGGCTAGAAAATGGTAAATGACTTGTCATAGGCTCAAGTTTTTAAGATATACTGTTTCTTTAAACGATTTCTTACCTAAATTCTTACAGAGTAATGGTTTTATTATTGACCTTACAAGACAGGGGTAGTAACTCCTACCAGTCAAAAAGGCAGTGCCCAGAGCGGTAAGCCTAGAGGCCGGCCCTGACCGTGCACGAGATCCCTGTGATGGTCACAGCAAACGTGACTCCGTCtacaaaaaaaatgggaaaagttgAGGGATGGTCTAGTGCTTCTTAGAAACCCTGAATGAACAgtgtgagttttttttaaagtttcctgtaTCACCAGTCGTGTTTGTAttgcaaatatataatattattgagAAATAGCTTGTCGTATTTATAAATAACGTAGGTAACACAAAGGAGTAAGTTTCCTCTGAGCTGAGTGAATGACCCACTGTTACTGCCCTGCCACAGAAACTCCTCTGATGGGCCGGTAGGCCACGCCGTGCACGGCTGAGCCGCGAGCCCCGGGGCTGCTGGCCTCCAGCTGACAGGAGCCCCGTGTGCACGAAGCTCGCGAGCCTGGTCAGTGGCAAGCGGAAGTGA
The sequence above is a segment of the Leopardus geoffroyi isolate Oge1 chromosome E2, O.geoffroyi_Oge1_pat1.0, whole genome shotgun sequence genome. Coding sequences within it:
- the HSBP1 gene encoding heat shock factor-binding protein 1, with the translated sequence MAETDPKTMQDLTSVVETLLQQMQDKFQTMSDQIIGRIDDMSSRIDDLEKNIADLMTQAGVEELEGESKIPATPKS